One region of Chryseobacterium muglaense genomic DNA includes:
- the rpmB gene encoding 50S ribosomal protein L28, which yields MSRICQITGKRAMVGNNVSHANNKTKRRFEINLLEKKFYLPEQDKHVTLKVSAHGLRIINKIGIEEAIERGIREGLIKKN from the coding sequence ATGTCAAGAATTTGCCAGATAACAGGAAAGCGTGCAATGGTTGGTAACAACGTTTCCCACGCTAATAACAAAACGAAGCGTCGTTTTGAAATTAACTTATTGGAAAAGAAATTTTACCTTCCAGAGCAAGACAAGCACGTTACGCTTAAAGTTTCAGCTCATGGATTGAGAATCATTAACAAGATTGGAATCGAAGAGGCTATCGAAAGAGGCATCAGAGAAGGATTGATTAAAAAGAACTAA
- the ftsY gene encoding signal recognition particle-docking protein FtsY: MSWFKNIFKKEEKETLDKGLEKSNQGFFEKMTKAVVGKSKVDDEVLDNLEEILIASDVGASTTIKIIERIEERVARDKYVGVNELDQILREEISGLLLENPHAGSGNIDTSKKPYVIMVVGVNGVGKTTTIGKLAHQFKSEGKKVVLGAADTFRAAAVDQLVIWSERVGVTIVKQEMGSDPASVAFDTVQSAVAQEADVVIIDTAGRLHNKINLMNELSKIKRVMQKVIPDAPHEILLVLDGSTGQNAFEQAKQFTAATEVNALAVTKLDGTAKGGVVIGISDQFQIPVKYIGVGEKMQDLQLFNGTEFVDSFFKKR, translated from the coding sequence ATGAGTTGGTTTAAAAATATTTTCAAAAAAGAAGAAAAAGAAACTTTAGATAAAGGTTTAGAAAAATCTAATCAGGGTTTCTTTGAAAAAATGACTAAAGCCGTAGTCGGCAAAAGCAAAGTAGATGACGAAGTTCTGGATAATCTGGAAGAAATACTGATTGCTTCAGATGTTGGCGCTTCTACGACCATTAAAATCATTGAAAGAATTGAAGAACGTGTTGCCAGAGACAAATATGTCGGTGTAAACGAATTAGACCAAATTCTGCGTGAAGAAATCTCCGGACTTCTTTTGGAAAACCCTCATGCAGGAAGCGGAAACATTGATACGAGTAAAAAACCATACGTTATTATGGTTGTTGGCGTAAACGGCGTGGGAAAAACTACGACCATTGGAAAACTGGCACATCAGTTTAAATCTGAAGGTAAAAAAGTAGTTTTGGGAGCTGCAGATACTTTCAGAGCCGCTGCTGTTGATCAGCTTGTCATTTGGAGTGAAAGAGTGGGTGTTACAATTGTAAAACAGGAAATGGGATCTGACCCTGCTTCTGTGGCTTTTGATACTGTACAAAGTGCCGTTGCCCAAGAAGCCGATGTAGTAATTATAGATACTGCAGGAAGACTTCACAATAAAATCAACCTAATGAATGAGCTTTCCAAAATCAAGAGAGTAATGCAGAAGGTTATTCCTGATGCTCCACACGAGATTTTATTGGTTCTTGACGGTTCTACAGGACAAAATGCTTTTGAACAGGCAAAACAGTTTACAGCAGCAACTGAAGTAAATGCTTTAGCAGTAACAAAATTAGACGGAACAGCAAAAGGCGGTGTTGTCATTGGTATTTCAGATCAGTTTCAGATTCCTGTAAAATATATTGGGGTTGGAGAAAAAATGCAAGACCTTCAACTTTTTAATGGTACAGAGTTTGTAGATTCGTTCTTCAAGAAGAGATAA
- a CDS encoding DUF4295 domain-containing protein, with product MAKKVVATLQSGQSKKMTKVVKMVKSSKSGAYVFEEKVMNADEVDGYLKK from the coding sequence ATGGCAAAGAAAGTAGTAGCAACCCTACAAAGCGGACAGTCTAAAAAAATGACTAAAGTCGTGAAAATGGTGAAGTCTTCTAAATCAGGAGCTTACGTTTTCGAAGAAAAAGTAATGAATGCAGACGAAGTTGACGGTTATTTGAAAAAATAA
- the rpmG gene encoding 50S ribosomal protein L33, producing the protein MAKKGNRVQVILECTEHKESGMPGMSRYISTKNKKNTTERLELKKYNPVLKRSTLHKEIK; encoded by the coding sequence ATGGCAAAAAAAGGAAATAGAGTTCAAGTAATACTTGAATGTACAGAGCACAAAGAAAGCGGTATGCCAGGAATGTCTAGATACATTTCTACAAAAAATAAAAAGAACACTACAGAAAGATTGGAATTGAAAAAATACAATCCTGTTCTTAAGAGATCTACCCTTCACAAAGAAATCAAGTAA
- the lnt gene encoding apolipoprotein N-acyltransferase, translating to MKYVLLTLISAMLLSVSWPTYGVPFFIFFALVPLLMMEHGVSKFSNYSRKSWVVFGLSYLCFVIWNIVTTGWLYGSKNPDGSHSLLAVVFPVLVNSFLYSLVFQCYHWYKNAQGTYWGMAFLVAIWMSFEKFHMNWEFTWPWLNLGNAFSDYPKLIQWYDTLGSTGGSFWILLVNLLIFYTIRIWEAGRKRKDLIINVSATVLLIGLPMIISLIKFNSFNEKPIGEVSVLMLQPDLDPYGEKYSKDSITIQNELLALAENNTKGKIDYYIAPETALPGRGSISETAFEKSELLNNVKGFLAKHPGSVFTTGISSHKYFFDKNSAPTNAYQINDRAWVESYNSAVQIIPNQKVEVYHKGKLVPGVEIFPYMSVFKPLLGDAMINLGGTVASLGTDKERVAFSNPYNKGKIAPIICYESIYGEFVTDYVKKGANFLGIMTNDSWWGVTEGHKQLLSYARMRAIETRREIVRAANSGISAHINAKGEILGDTFYGDQTTLFAKVNLYESETFYVRTGDFLSRVSIFALGFLVFYFLIKRFQNKIKKENRK from the coding sequence ATGAAATACGTCTTACTTACGCTCATTTCAGCGATGTTGCTATCGGTTTCTTGGCCGACTTACGGAGTTCCGTTTTTTATATTCTTTGCCCTCGTTCCTCTTTTGATGATGGAACATGGTGTTTCTAAATTTTCAAATTACAGTAGAAAAAGCTGGGTTGTTTTCGGTCTTTCTTATTTGTGCTTTGTAATTTGGAATATTGTGACCACAGGCTGGCTGTACGGTTCAAAAAATCCGGATGGAAGCCACTCTTTACTTGCTGTGGTATTTCCTGTCTTAGTTAATTCTTTTTTATATTCATTGGTTTTTCAATGCTATCACTGGTACAAAAATGCACAGGGAACCTATTGGGGAATGGCTTTTTTAGTAGCAATCTGGATGAGTTTTGAAAAATTCCATATGAATTGGGAATTCACTTGGCCTTGGTTGAATCTTGGAAATGCTTTTTCAGATTATCCGAAACTGATCCAATGGTATGATACTTTGGGATCAACCGGTGGAAGCTTCTGGATCTTATTGGTCAATTTACTTATATTTTACACCATCAGAATTTGGGAAGCCGGAAGGAAAAGAAAAGATTTAATCATTAATGTTTCTGCAACGGTACTTTTAATCGGTCTTCCGATGATTATTTCATTAATAAAATTCAATAGTTTTAATGAAAAACCGATTGGTGAAGTCAGCGTTTTAATGCTGCAGCCAGATCTTGATCCTTACGGGGAAAAATACTCTAAAGACAGCATCACCATTCAGAACGAACTTTTAGCTTTAGCCGAAAATAACACCAAAGGGAAGATTGATTATTATATAGCACCCGAAACCGCACTTCCGGGAAGAGGTTCTATTTCTGAAACCGCTTTTGAAAAGAGTGAACTTTTAAATAATGTAAAAGGTTTTCTTGCGAAACACCCAGGTTCTGTTTTTACAACAGGAATTTCGTCTCACAAATATTTTTTCGATAAAAACAGTGCTCCGACGAATGCTTATCAAATTAATGATAGAGCTTGGGTAGAAAGTTATAATTCTGCGGTGCAAATTATTCCAAATCAGAAAGTTGAGGTTTATCATAAAGGGAAATTGGTTCCCGGTGTTGAAATTTTCCCTTACATGAGTGTTTTCAAGCCTCTTTTAGGGGATGCGATGATTAATTTGGGAGGAACCGTTGCTTCTTTGGGAACAGATAAAGAGAGAGTTGCGTTCTCAAACCCCTACAATAAAGGAAAAATTGCACCTATTATTTGCTATGAAAGTATTTATGGTGAATTTGTAACCGATTATGTGAAAAAAGGAGCCAATTTCCTCGGAATCATGACCAATGATTCATGGTGGGGCGTTACAGAAGGTCACAAACAGCTGCTTTCTTACGCAAGAATGAGAGCCATCGAAACCCGAAGAGAAATTGTACGGGCTGCAAACAGCGGAATTTCTGCTCATATTAATGCAAAAGGGGAAATCTTAGGAGATACTTTTTATGGTGACCAGACGACTTTATTCGCTAAAGTTAACCTTTATGAGAGCGAAACATTTTACGTAAGAACAGGAGATTTTCTTTCCAGAGTTTCTATTTTTGCTTTAGGATTTTTAGTTTTTTATTTTCTGATTAAAAGATTTCAGAATAAAATAAAGAAGGAAAACAGAAAGTAA
- a CDS encoding VanZ family protein: MLKKFYKITILPFTVFLLYLMFFGMGRTQYEDNIVRIKPIVSTIWFIQETISWLDIIRIVLGNVVMFVPFGFLGWFFPQLKNLKNLIITFVSVIVIVEALQYFSRLGVFDVDDVLLNTFGVFIGWQIKRVLETKFSKFVVE; this comes from the coding sequence ATGTTAAAGAAATTTTATAAAATTACTATTCTCCCTTTTACGGTGTTTCTTCTCTATTTGATGTTTTTTGGGATGGGAAGAACCCAGTATGAGGATAATATTGTGAGAATTAAACCGATTGTTTCAACAATTTGGTTTATTCAGGAAACAATAAGCTGGCTTGATATTATTAGAATTGTCTTGGGAAATGTGGTGATGTTTGTTCCTTTCGGATTCTTAGGATGGTTTTTCCCACAGTTAAAAAACTTGAAAAACCTCATCATCACTTTTGTTTCTGTCATTGTGATTGTAGAAGCGCTGCAGTATTTTTCAAGATTGGGAGTCTTTGATGTGGATGATGTTTTGCTGAATACTTTTGGTGTTTTTATAGGTTGGCAAATTAAAAGAGTCCTAGAAACTAAATTCAGCAAATTTGTAGTTGAATAA
- the sppA gene encoding signal peptide peptidase SppA, with protein MKSFFKNVLANIVAIVILCFVFFFFFIIMIAVGSMSGEKSVEVKKNSVLTINLKTSIIDSPTEEQQSIFNIKSKNTNILIYDAVEAIHKAKDDDNIKGISIEADHINAGTTQIDDLRDAIEDFKKSGKFVYAYGNSVSQSSYYLGSVADQYYLNPSGGIELKGLSTEVTFFKDFAEKYGIGIEVIRHGKFKSAVEPFLRNDISPENQEQLSTLLNDIWGNTSSKMAASRKMKAEEFKTVVDSLYGMIPDLTVKYKLADKLIQKTEYDQIIKAKLSIAEKDKLNKVSLQKYIDSYNDKDSSGEKVAVLYASGSINSGDEYNDIYSEKYIKYIKDLQEDDKVKAVVLRINSPGGSANASDEILFELQQLKKKKPLVVSFGDYAASGGYYIAMGAEKIYSEPNTLTGSIGVFGVMPYFKDIANKNGVRSDIVATNANSAYYSSLHGLTPYGVNLMTRSVEGTYKRFVHFVTQNRKKTFEQIDNIGGGRVWSGVRAKEIGLVDELGTLNDAVKFAAQKANLKSYNVASYPKKMTAFEQFFEDMNEDDISARVIKNKIGKANYEILEQLTSEKLKSEVKMEMPYRIKID; from the coding sequence ATGAAGAGTTTCTTTAAAAATGTATTAGCAAATATAGTGGCTATAGTCATATTATGCTTCGTGTTTTTCTTCTTTTTTATTATCATGATTGCTGTCGGTTCTATGAGTGGGGAGAAATCGGTTGAGGTAAAAAAGAATTCTGTTTTAACAATCAATCTGAAGACCTCTATTATCGATAGTCCCACAGAAGAGCAGCAAAGTATTTTTAATATTAAAAGTAAAAATACTAATATCCTTATTTATGATGCTGTAGAAGCTATTCATAAAGCTAAAGATGACGATAATATTAAAGGGATAAGCATAGAGGCTGATCATATTAACGCAGGAACTACTCAAATTGATGATTTGAGGGATGCTATTGAAGATTTTAAAAAGAGTGGCAAGTTTGTGTATGCATACGGTAATTCTGTTTCTCAGTCTTCCTATTATTTAGGTTCGGTTGCAGATCAGTATTATCTTAATCCATCTGGAGGTATTGAGCTTAAAGGTTTGTCTACAGAAGTTACTTTCTTCAAAGATTTTGCTGAAAAATATGGAATCGGAATTGAGGTAATCCGTCACGGAAAATTTAAATCTGCAGTAGAGCCGTTTTTGAGAAACGATATTTCACCTGAAAATCAGGAGCAGTTGAGTACTTTATTAAATGATATTTGGGGAAATACTTCATCTAAGATGGCTGCTTCAAGAAAAATGAAAGCTGAAGAATTTAAAACTGTAGTTGATAGTTTATATGGAATGATTCCAGATTTAACCGTAAAATATAAATTGGCAGATAAACTTATTCAGAAAACAGAATATGATCAAATTATCAAAGCAAAATTGAGTATTGCTGAAAAAGATAAACTTAACAAAGTTTCGCTGCAAAAGTATATCGATTCTTATAATGATAAAGATAGTTCAGGAGAAAAAGTAGCGGTTTTATACGCATCAGGTTCTATTAATAGTGGTGATGAATACAACGATATTTATTCTGAAAAATATATCAAATACATCAAAGATCTTCAGGAAGATGATAAAGTAAAAGCGGTTGTTTTAAGAATTAATTCTCCGGGAGGAAGTGCTAATGCTTCTGATGAGATTTTATTCGAGCTTCAACAATTAAAAAAGAAGAAACCTCTTGTGGTGTCTTTTGGTGATTACGCAGCTTCAGGTGGTTATTATATTGCAATGGGTGCGGAAAAAATTTATTCTGAACCAAATACTTTAACAGGATCTATCGGAGTTTTCGGAGTAATGCCTTACTTTAAAGATATTGCCAATAAAAACGGAGTACGTTCTGATATTGTTGCAACCAATGCTAACTCGGCTTACTATTCTTCATTACACGGCCTTACACCTTACGGAGTAAATTTAATGACGAGAAGTGTAGAAGGTACTTATAAAAGGTTTGTTCATTTTGTGACTCAAAACAGAAAGAAAACTTTCGAGCAGATTGATAATATCGGCGGAGGAAGAGTCTGGAGCGGAGTTCGTGCAAAAGAAATAGGTTTGGTAGACGAATTGGGAACTTTAAATGATGCCGTAAAATTTGCAGCACAGAAAGCAAACTTAAAATCTTACAACGTTGCTTCATATCCTAAAAAGATGACTGCTTTTGAGCAATTTTTTGAAGATATGAATGAAGACGATATCTCTGCAAGAGTGATTAAAAATAAAATTGGTAAAGCAAACTATGAAATCTTAGAGCAGCTTACCAGTGAGAAATTAAAATCTGAGGTGAAAATGGAAATGCCTTACAGAATCAAAATAGACTAA
- a CDS encoding GlsB/YeaQ/YmgE family stress response membrane protein — translation MWTFILWIIFGLIVGAIAKMIMPGKQNMGWLTTSILGIVGAFVGGFIANTVFGGGGANDDRMFHFWPLVFSVGGALVVLWIYGMLTKKN, via the coding sequence ATGTGGACATTTATTCTTTGGATCATCTTCGGATTGATCGTAGGTGCAATTGCAAAAATGATTATGCCGGGAAAACAAAATATGGGTTGGCTAACGACTAGTATTTTGGGAATAGTGGGAGCTTTCGTTGGAGGTTTTATTGCTAATACCGTATTTGGCGGAGGTGGCGCAAATGACGACAGAATGTTTCATTTTTGGCCATTAGTTTTCTCAGTAGGCGGTGCTCTTGTTGTTCTTTGGATTTACGGAATGTTGACTAAGAAGAATTAA
- a CDS encoding outer membrane beta-barrel protein, with protein MKLGLLLLAALPIATYAQDSISINSPNEYPNTFSSGSANVQKFDNKARRFRDWSVSVGGGAAFMVTADLTSFYGKKVNLGYNSYVSLDKQISHTFGLSLAYQKGETNQKGVQIGPRGLTAGVGEAKTKYDQIALIGDVNFSNLLRRVDNYSHYRWALHGYGGIGFMSFNTSLHDNDEFRWSNSPKRVPLFIEQKMDISSFYYQVGAGLKYNVSKLIDIEARAMYIISGDDEFDGGGWAGPADYEISSANSKYNMINDKRSDNMLTVNLGVSFKLGKQMSHLAWHDPLQEVYYRMNVLDNTANELVVCEKGDNDNDGVCDDWDRELNTPAGARVDGAGVALDMDLDGVIDLYDKCVTVPGSPDNNGCPIN; from the coding sequence ATGAAATTAGGTTTATTATTATTGGCCGCTTTGCCTATTGCTACTTATGCTCAAGACAGTATTTCCATAAACTCACCAAACGAATATCCCAATACGTTTTCTTCTGGTTCTGCAAATGTTCAAAAATTTGACAACAAAGCAAGAAGATTCAGAGATTGGTCTGTTTCTGTGGGTGGAGGTGCCGCATTTATGGTTACCGCAGACCTTACCTCTTTTTATGGTAAAAAGGTAAACTTGGGATACAACAGCTATGTAAGCTTAGACAAACAAATCTCGCACACATTTGGGCTAAGCCTTGCTTACCAAAAAGGAGAAACCAACCAAAAAGGAGTCCAAATAGGACCTCGCGGGTTAACAGCCGGTGTAGGAGAAGCAAAGACAAAATACGATCAAATTGCTCTAATAGGAGATGTTAATTTTTCTAATCTTTTGAGAAGAGTTGATAATTACTCACATTACAGATGGGCATTACATGGGTATGGAGGGATTGGTTTCATGAGCTTCAATACTTCTTTACATGATAATGACGAATTTAGATGGAGTAATTCACCTAAACGAGTGCCTTTATTTATAGAACAAAAAATGGATATTAGTTCATTTTACTATCAAGTAGGTGCAGGTTTAAAATATAATGTTTCAAAACTTATCGATATTGAAGCCAGAGCAATGTATATTATCAGTGGTGATGATGAGTTCGATGGCGGTGGATGGGCAGGTCCTGCAGATTATGAAATTAGCAGTGCCAACTCTAAATACAATATGATCAACGACAAAAGATCAGACAATATGTTGACTGTTAATTTAGGTGTATCGTTTAAATTAGGTAAACAAATGTCTCATTTAGCTTGGCACGATCCTTTACAAGAAGTTTATTACAGAATGAATGTATTAGACAACACGGCAAATGAGCTTGTAGTATGCGAAAAAGGAGACAATGACAATGATGGTGTTTGTGATGACTGGGACAGAGAATTGAATACTCCTGCAGGAGCAAGAGTAGATGGTGCTGGTGTAGCATTGGATATGGATCTTGATGGTGTCATTGATTTATATGACAAATGTGTTACAGTTCCTGGGTCACCAGACAATAATGGTTGCCCTATCAACTAA
- a CDS encoding OmpA family protein, with protein MKLSLAIVALALAVPTVSYAQDSIAVVSTNEYPNTFSSGSANISPFTQKSKRFNDWAVSFGAGVPLIQSADLTSIKNGNGKNLFGYSAYVSIDKAITHAFGLKVQYDRGETRQGWFNTKDSAPDMNAVGARTQYDAISLLGDINFSNLLRRVDNKSTYRWAIHGYAGVGALAFRAYQKDATGQSLMSEVKPFKLNSLFGQAGAGVKFKVNRRLDLETRLMYVYTGSDEFDGGGAQYSAINQREEQVSDNFFNATVGLSLKLGKHESHLMWHDPLQEIYYKIDVLANKNQDIEVCKKGDADNDGVCDDWDRQLDTPAGARVDGAGVALDADLDGVIDLYDKCVTVPGPVENQGCPLTPTEPSGPVIETATNMEGIEFDFNSDRILPNNTPILNNAVNYINSSNATYTVIGATDTKGTDEYNQKLSERRANSVKNYLIKNGVGKDKINAVGRGEKDLKYPECDPAEKCPEWKNRANRRVYFEAK; from the coding sequence ATGAAATTAAGTTTAGCAATTGTTGCCTTAGCACTAGCTGTTCCCACAGTAAGCTATGCACAAGATTCAATAGCCGTAGTTTCTACCAACGAATATCCAAATACATTTTCTTCTGGTTCTGCCAATATTTCACCTTTCACTCAAAAATCTAAAAGATTTAATGATTGGGCTGTGTCATTTGGAGCAGGGGTACCTTTAATACAATCAGCAGATTTAACTTCTATTAAAAACGGTAACGGTAAAAATCTTTTCGGTTACTCTGCTTATGTAAGTATCGATAAAGCAATTACTCATGCTTTCGGTCTTAAAGTACAATACGACAGAGGAGAAACAAGACAGGGTTGGTTTAATACGAAAGACTCTGCTCCCGATATGAATGCAGTCGGTGCAAGAACACAATATGATGCAATCTCATTACTAGGAGACATCAACTTCTCAAATCTTTTAAGAAGAGTTGATAACAAGTCTACTTACAGATGGGCAATACACGGATATGCAGGTGTTGGTGCTTTAGCATTTAGAGCATATCAAAAAGATGCAACCGGACAAAGTTTAATGTCAGAAGTAAAACCTTTTAAACTTAACTCACTTTTTGGTCAAGCCGGAGCGGGGGTTAAATTTAAAGTAAACAGAAGATTAGACCTTGAAACAAGACTAATGTATGTTTACACAGGTTCTGACGAGTTTGATGGTGGTGGTGCACAATATAGTGCTATTAACCAAAGAGAAGAACAGGTTTCCGACAATTTCTTCAACGCAACCGTTGGTCTGTCTTTAAAATTAGGAAAACATGAATCTCACCTAATGTGGCACGATCCATTACAGGAGATTTATTATAAAATAGATGTTTTAGCGAATAAAAACCAAGATATTGAGGTTTGTAAAAAAGGAGATGCTGATAATGACGGAGTTTGTGACGATTGGGACAGACAACTTGATACTCCTGCTGGTGCAAGAGTTGACGGTGCTGGTGTAGCTCTTGATGCAGATTTAGACGGAGTAATCGATCTTTACGATAAATGTGTAACAGTTCCAGGACCGGTAGAAAACCAAGGTTGTCCTTTAACTCCTACTGAACCAAGCGGACCTGTAATAGAAACCGCTACAAATATGGAAGGAATTGAGTTTGATTTTAATTCAGACAGAATTTTACCAAACAATACGCCTATTCTTAACAATGCAGTTAATTATATCAACTCTTCAAATGCAACATACACTGTAATTGGAGCTACTGATACAAAAGGTACAGATGAGTATAACCAAAAATTATCTGAAAGAAGAGCAAACAGTGTAAAAAATTACCTTATCAAAAATGGTGTGGGTAAAGATAAAATCAATGCGGTAGGTAGAGGTGAAAAAGACCTTAAATACCCTGAATGTGATCCTGCTGAAAAATGCCCTGAATGGAAGAACAGAGCAAACAGAAGAGTATACTTCGAAGCTAAATAA
- a CDS encoding T9SS type A sorting domain-containing protein, whose product MKKLYVFAFFIPMIFQAQSFSEVSTNIKNFYYGSSDIGDFNNDGKPDVVYNGAIDIDADGAADVTFNEIFTNNNGVFSAYADLGIDATHSGDIKFIDYNNDGLLDIISTGLSYQDIVNYKHYRFLNNGAGFSKVEDTAGKVFGSIEVFDFNHDGKQDYAINGPQYVHGTGFVYDLSLYQNSGNGFQLTQSWLPGTQNGSFKVLDLNNDQLLDVIIFGYDEYTNPTFKTYLNSSNGLQLSQTLLPLASGKLAYADFNADGFLDLVAIGQDGNYDEYLGVFMNDGTGQFITQAIPGEGLSASSVDVGDLNNDGYYDFVVIGDDKNNDGTVNIFLYNPASQSFTKASNTSLYNLGGMGNIRLFDYDGNNHLDVLMTGFDWADPNLNSFTKLYKNTSAEINLKPTAPTNLHLNKYGNTFNFTWSGATDDKTPVNALQYEIKVGTSPGAQDVAKYIVTTPSWFLTLDSSIQQLYWSVKSIDASKVYSDPSVENTLGVNDFSTKAKLSIYPNPASEKVFIKGEKATAVEMYSMDGKKLNVQLNSDQSVTVSDLPKGMYILKIKINNNWVTQKLMIK is encoded by the coding sequence ATGAAAAAGTTGTATGTTTTTGCTTTTTTTATTCCCATGATTTTTCAGGCTCAGAGTTTTTCTGAAGTTTCTACGAATATAAAAAACTTCTATTACGGATCAAGTGATATTGGTGATTTTAATAATGACGGAAAGCCGGATGTTGTGTATAATGGTGCTATAGACATAGACGCAGACGGAGCTGCAGATGTTACATTCAATGAGATTTTCACTAATAATAATGGCGTTTTTTCAGCGTACGCAGACTTAGGGATTGATGCTACTCATTCAGGAGATATTAAATTCATAGATTACAATAATGATGGTTTACTAGATATTATTTCTACAGGATTAAGCTATCAAGATATCGTTAATTATAAGCATTATCGTTTTCTAAATAATGGAGCGGGTTTTTCAAAAGTGGAAGATACTGCCGGAAAAGTTTTTGGATCAATAGAAGTCTTTGATTTTAATCATGATGGAAAACAGGATTATGCAATCAATGGGCCTCAATATGTGCACGGAACTGGTTTTGTTTATGACTTAAGTCTTTACCAAAACTCAGGAAATGGTTTTCAATTAACCCAATCCTGGCTTCCCGGAACTCAGAACGGAAGTTTCAAAGTATTAGATCTGAATAACGATCAATTGTTGGATGTAATCATTTTCGGGTATGATGAATATACAAATCCTACTTTTAAAACTTATCTGAATTCAAGTAACGGGCTTCAGTTATCTCAAACTTTATTGCCTTTAGCAAGCGGGAAATTGGCATATGCAGACTTCAATGCAGATGGCTTCTTAGATTTGGTAGCAATTGGTCAGGATGGAAATTACGACGAATATCTTGGTGTTTTTATGAATGACGGAACGGGTCAATTTATCACTCAGGCAATTCCCGGAGAGGGGCTTTCTGCTTCAAGTGTAGATGTTGGAGACCTTAATAATGATGGGTATTACGATTTTGTAGTCATTGGTGATGATAAAAATAATGATGGAACGGTGAATATTTTTCTTTACAATCCGGCTTCTCAATCTTTTACTAAAGCGAGCAATACTTCTTTGTATAATCTTGGCGGAATGGGAAATATAAGGCTTTTTGATTATGACGGAAACAATCATTTGGATGTTTTAATGACAGGTTTTGATTGGGCTGATCCCAATTTAAATTCATTCACTAAATTGTATAAAAATACATCTGCTGAAATCAATTTAAAACCAACTGCTCCCACCAATTTACATTTAAATAAATACGGAAATACATTCAATTTTACATGGAGTGGTGCAACGGATGATAAAACTCCGGTCAATGCTTTACAATATGAAATTAAAGTCGGAACAAGCCCGGGAGCGCAAGATGTGGCAAAATATATTGTGACTACACCTTCATGGTTTTTAACGCTTGATTCTTCTATTCAGCAACTATATTGGAGCGTAAAATCAATTGATGCGTCAAAAGTTTATTCTGATCCGTCGGTGGAAAATACGTTGGGTGTAAACGATTTTTCAACAAAAGCAAAACTATCAATCTATCCAAATCCGGCTTCTGAAAAAGTATTTATTAAAGGTGAAAAAGCAACTGCGGTGGAAATGTATTCAATGGATGGAAAAAAACTAAACGTGCAGCTCAACAGCGATCAGTCAGTAACCGTTTCTGATCTTCCAAAAGGAATGTATATTTTGAAAATTAAAATTAACAACAACTGGGTGACCCAAAAACTAATGATCAAGTAA
- the folK gene encoding 2-amino-4-hydroxy-6-hydroxymethyldihydropteridine diphosphokinase gives MSQHKVVLLLGSNIGNQKNNIDMALTKISEASSILKKSEYLTSEPVEFASSNIFCNIAIIISTHLSPIQLLDYVKKIEIEMGRLTDSTISKVYTDRIIDIDIVKYGELKFLSERLEIPHNKHLFEREFSKILLKDFI, from the coding sequence ATGTCGCAACATAAGGTGGTTTTGTTACTAGGAAGTAACATTGGTAATCAAAAAAATAATATCGATATGGCTTTAACTAAAATAAGCGAAGCCAGTTCCATATTAAAAAAAAGTGAATATTTAACATCAGAACCCGTAGAATTTGCCAGTTCTAATATTTTTTGTAATATTGCAATAATAATATCTACTCACCTATCACCTATTCAACTGCTTGATTATGTGAAAAAAATAGAAATTGAAATGGGCCGGCTTACTGACTCTACCATCTCTAAAGTTTACACAGACAGAATTATTGATATTGATATTGTGAAGTATGGCGAATTAAAATTTTTATCAGAAAGATTAGAAATCCCTCATAACAAACATCTTTTTGAAAGAGAATTTTCTAAGATATTATTAAAAGATTTTATTTAA